Proteins encoded within one genomic window of Amycolatopsis sp. 2-15:
- a CDS encoding MFS transporter has product MRTHEQSAHLTRRATIAATFGTVVEWYDFFLYGTASALIFPSLFFPSASSLNGSLLSFATFATGFVARPLGGAIFGHVGDRIGRKNALVITLLAMGLATLAVGLLPTYGQIGALAPILLVVLRIVQGIGTGGEWGGAALLTKENGSSRPGFWGGFLSSAVFAGLILASVVYVVIGALVNNDQLLSWAWRIPFLLSVILVGVGLWVRKGLPETREFARIKQAGEQERAPLLKAFKQPRNMLAIFLMRVGQNATFNIVSVFILTYATKQLGLGKSQILWATVIGAAVACVLCPVYGHLGDRFGFGRVMIVSLLFQAVFAFPFFLLVDSKGVAPVIIAVTVGIAGAGAATDAIQAGYFAGLFSTRSRYSAISVGREGGTVVGGGLAPLIATALLGWLHGSPWAIAGWMALTSVIGIVGVLLVRPHDAAEDVVTESGRTGSALI; this is encoded by the coding sequence GTGCGAACCCATGAACAGTCGGCACACCTGACCAGACGGGCGACCATCGCCGCGACGTTCGGCACCGTGGTCGAGTGGTACGACTTCTTCCTCTATGGCACGGCTTCCGCGTTGATCTTCCCGAGCCTGTTCTTCCCGTCGGCCAGCTCGCTCAACGGCTCGCTGCTGTCGTTCGCCACGTTCGCCACCGGGTTCGTCGCCCGGCCGCTCGGCGGGGCGATCTTCGGGCACGTCGGCGACCGCATCGGGCGCAAGAACGCGCTGGTCATCACGCTGCTCGCGATGGGTCTGGCGACGCTGGCCGTCGGCCTCCTGCCCACCTACGGGCAGATCGGCGCGCTGGCCCCGATCCTGCTGGTGGTGCTGCGGATCGTGCAGGGCATCGGCACCGGCGGCGAGTGGGGCGGCGCCGCGCTGCTGACCAAGGAGAACGGCAGCAGCCGGCCCGGGTTCTGGGGCGGGTTCCTGTCCAGCGCGGTGTTCGCGGGGCTGATCCTCGCTTCGGTCGTCTACGTGGTGATCGGCGCGCTGGTGAACAACGACCAGCTGCTGTCGTGGGCCTGGCGCATCCCGTTCCTGCTCAGCGTCATCCTCGTCGGCGTAGGCCTGTGGGTACGCAAGGGCCTGCCGGAAACGCGCGAGTTCGCCCGCATCAAGCAGGCCGGCGAGCAGGAGCGCGCGCCGCTGCTCAAAGCGTTCAAGCAGCCGCGCAACATGCTCGCGATCTTCCTCATGCGGGTCGGCCAGAACGCCACGTTCAACATCGTCTCCGTCTTCATCCTCACTTACGCGACCAAGCAGCTCGGCCTCGGCAAATCGCAGATCCTGTGGGCCACGGTCATCGGCGCCGCCGTCGCGTGCGTGCTCTGCCCGGTCTACGGCCACCTCGGCGACCGCTTCGGTTTCGGCCGCGTGATGATCGTCAGCCTGCTCTTCCAGGCCGTGTTCGCGTTCCCGTTCTTCCTGCTCGTGGACAGCAAGGGGGTCGCGCCGGTGATCATCGCCGTCACGGTCGGGATCGCCGGTGCAGGCGCGGCGACCGACGCCATCCAGGCCGGTTACTTCGCCGGGCTGTTCAGCACACGCAGCCGCTACAGCGCCATCTCCGTCGGCCGCGAAGGCGGCACCGTCGTGGGCGGCGGCCTCGCGCCGCTCATCGCCACGGCGTTGCTGGGCTGGCTGCACGGGAGCCCGTGGGCGATCGCCGGCTGGATGGCGCTGACCAGCGTGATCGGCATCGTCGGAGTGCTGCTGGTACGCCCGCACGACGCGGCCGAAGACGTCGTCACCGAGTCCGGCCGCACCGGTTCGGCCCTGATCTGA
- a CDS encoding class I adenylate-forming enzyme family protein, which translates to MTTGNLVLDAAASTVGTLFEDRARTHPGRVALQSGERQVTYGELADRSRRIAALLASRGVRRGDRVALVSENRTEYLEITLAVALLGAIVACPGLRAGADELVACLDLVEPTVLVTSPRADEKFAAPLGSRPRLLLGAAFEAELAATPPWAEPSAAKPEDVLIIIYTSGTTGVPKGAAISHRAEIARSSATRAEYGLAGDDAFVAWSPLSHMGAFDNSVSTLISGGKVVVVDGFDAAELAHVVATERLGWLLLMPGTVRRFADVLRDKQITPAEVRLCGVMPDLIGPDEIAEITALLGAPFANTFGTTETGCPPASGDALAVGVEPRSLSKVQSGYCEIRLVDPDDHDVADGEPGEICMRGPTVFSGYWNDPDTTAHDFRGGWFHLGDVFVRNPDGTLDFVDRAKYLIKSGGENIYPAEIERTLLRHPEVLEAVVVRRADPTWGEVPVAFVARSGETAVSAEELIELCGERLAKYKRPREIRFVAPETLPRNASGKVVRGELEKRA; encoded by the coding sequence ATGACAACGGGAAACCTCGTGCTCGACGCCGCAGCCAGCACGGTGGGCACGCTCTTCGAAGACCGCGCCCGGACGCACCCCGGCCGCGTCGCGCTGCAGTCCGGTGAGCGGCAGGTGACCTACGGCGAGCTGGCCGACCGCAGCCGCCGCATCGCCGCGCTGCTGGCGAGCCGAGGGGTGCGGCGCGGAGACCGGGTGGCGCTGGTTTCGGAGAACCGCACCGAATACCTGGAGATCACGCTCGCCGTGGCGCTGCTGGGCGCAATCGTCGCGTGCCCCGGCCTCCGGGCGGGCGCCGACGAGCTCGTGGCCTGCCTTGACCTCGTCGAACCCACGGTGCTGGTGACCTCGCCGCGGGCCGACGAGAAGTTCGCCGCACCACTGGGTTCCCGGCCGCGGCTGCTGCTCGGTGCGGCCTTCGAAGCGGAACTCGCGGCGACGCCCCCGTGGGCCGAACCGTCGGCGGCGAAGCCGGAAGACGTCCTGATCATCATCTACACCAGCGGCACCACGGGTGTGCCGAAGGGCGCGGCCATCAGCCACCGCGCCGAGATCGCGCGCAGCTCCGCCACCCGCGCGGAGTACGGCCTCGCGGGTGACGACGCGTTCGTCGCCTGGTCGCCCCTGAGCCACATGGGCGCGTTCGACAACTCGGTGAGCACGCTCATCAGCGGCGGCAAGGTCGTGGTCGTCGACGGTTTCGACGCGGCCGAGCTCGCCCACGTGGTGGCCACCGAACGGCTCGGCTGGCTGCTGCTCATGCCCGGCACCGTCCGGCGCTTCGCAGATGTATTGCGGGACAAGCAGATCACGCCCGCCGAGGTGCGCCTGTGCGGGGTGATGCCGGACCTCATCGGGCCGGACGAGATCGCCGAGATCACCGCGCTGCTCGGCGCGCCGTTCGCGAACACCTTCGGCACCACCGAAACCGGGTGTCCGCCGGCCTCGGGTGACGCGCTCGCCGTCGGGGTCGAGCCGCGGTCACTGTCCAAAGTGCAGAGCGGCTACTGCGAGATCCGGCTCGTCGACCCGGACGACCACGACGTCGCCGACGGCGAGCCCGGCGAGATCTGCATGCGCGGGCCCACGGTGTTCAGCGGCTACTGGAACGACCCGGACACCACCGCGCACGACTTCCGCGGCGGCTGGTTCCACCTCGGCGACGTGTTCGTGCGCAACCCCGATGGCACGCTGGACTTCGTCGACCGCGCGAAGTACCTGATCAAGAGCGGCGGCGAGAACATCTATCCCGCCGAGATCGAGCGCACCCTGCTGCGCCACCCCGAAGTGCTCGAAGCCGTTGTCGTCCGCCGCGCCGACCCGACGTGGGGTGAGGTACCGGTCGCGTTCGTGGCCCGGTCCGGCGAGACGGCCGTGTCTGCGGAAGAGCTGATCGAGCTGTGCGGAGAACGGCTGGCGAAGTACAAACGGCCGCGCGAGATCCGGTTCGTGGCGCCGGAGACGTTGCCGCGCAACGCGTCCGGAAAGGTCGTCCGCGGCGAGCTCGAGAAGCGAGCCTGA